One window of bacterium genomic DNA carries:
- a CDS encoding tryptophanase, translating to MNKRPVLFEPFRIKSVEQMPITSSEDRKKWIQEAGYNVFGLTAQQVTIDLLTDSGTGAMSDQQWAEMIRADESYAGSRSFLELEQTVKDITGMPFVIPVHQGRAAEHLLFSELVEKDQLIPSNGHFDTTLANIEDRGAEGVNLLHADGKQPFTDSPFKGDIDLSALELLFNTEQSRIPFVMVSVTNNASGGQPVSLKNIRATSELCRKYQKPLIIDACRFAENAFFIKKRESEYATYSVKEIALELFSLCDGMTFSGKKDALSNIGGLVCIRDKALAEKIKNRLIIYEGFPTYGGLAGYSLAAMSQGLKEVLDERYLEYRLRTTEWMVEKLIQASIPVLRPAGGHAIYIDSKEFFPHIPQHHLPGITLTTSLYTIGGVRCCELGTVAFGKTLPGEQDGEDGQRSPELDLVRLALPRRTYTEAHMGYVVECLIELYSQRNECHGFRFCEEAPVMRHFRSTFTPVK from the coding sequence TTCGAGCCATTTCGCATCAAATCGGTAGAGCAAATGCCCATTACTTCAAGTGAAGACCGCAAGAAATGGATTCAAGAAGCTGGATACAATGTCTTTGGACTCACTGCACAGCAAGTAACCATTGATCTCCTGACAGATTCAGGGACAGGCGCAATGAGTGATCAACAGTGGGCAGAAATGATTCGAGCGGATGAATCGTATGCAGGGAGTCGTAGTTTCTTAGAGCTCGAACAGACTGTAAAAGACATTACGGGAATGCCCTTTGTCATTCCTGTTCATCAGGGACGAGCTGCAGAGCACCTGCTCTTTTCAGAACTCGTAGAGAAAGATCAACTCATACCATCGAACGGACACTTCGATACAACTCTTGCAAATATAGAGGATAGAGGTGCTGAGGGCGTAAACTTGCTTCATGCGGATGGCAAACAACCGTTCACCGACTCTCCCTTTAAGGGTGATATTGATCTTTCAGCTCTAGAGCTCCTTTTCAATACTGAACAATCCCGTATTCCTTTTGTCATGGTTTCGGTTACCAACAACGCTTCGGGTGGCCAACCGGTAAGTCTTAAAAATATTCGGGCAACATCAGAACTTTGTCGCAAATATCAAAAACCTTTAATTATCGATGCTTGTCGGTTTGCGGAAAACGCGTTCTTTATTAAAAAGCGAGAGAGTGAATATGCCACCTACTCCGTGAAAGAGATTGCGCTTGAACTCTTCTCGCTTTGCGATGGAATGACTTTCTCTGGGAAAAAGGATGCCCTGTCCAATATTGGTGGCCTGGTTTGCATCCGAGACAAAGCTCTAGCCGAGAAAATAAAAAATAGGCTGATTATCTACGAAGGATTTCCGACCTATGGAGGACTAGCAGGGTATTCCTTAGCAGCAATGAGTCAGGGGCTAAAGGAAGTACTTGATGAGCGGTATTTAGAATATCGGCTGCGAACCACTGAGTGGATGGTTGAAAAGCTGATTCAAGCTTCTATTCCGGTACTTCGTCCAGCTGGAGGACATGCCATTTACATAGATTCAAAAGAGTTCTTTCCTCATATTCCTCAACATCATCTACCGGGAATTACGCTCACTACATCCTTGTATACCATTGGAGGAGTCCGATGTTGTGAGCTGGGAACAGTTGCTTTCGGAAAAACACTCCCAGGAGAACAAGACGGTGAAGATGGGCAGCGTTCTCCAGAGTTAGATTTAGTTCGGCTTGCGCTTCCAAGACGTACGTATACGGAAGCGCATATGGGATATGTCGTGGAGTGTCTTATAGAGCTCTATTCACAAAGAAATGAATGCCATGGATTTCGATTCTGTGAAGAGGCTCCTGTTATGCGCCACTTTCGTTCGACCTTTACTCCTGTAAAATAG
- a CDS encoding mechanosensitive ion channel family protein has translation MADVVTGNVETDEAFGQVAGKAKDDIAQSFSALLDGDLSALFSLSDRFIIPVISALLLVIVAYFASSFVSRIASQPIRKAVDETLGKFIGKLIFYSLMTFTLLGVLGMFGISVASFAAVIAAAGFAVGLAFQGTLSNFASGVLLLVFRPFKVGDTVSAGGTKGKVYEIDLFSTTFDTPDNRRIIVPNSQIYGNTIENISYHEHRRVEVLVGVEYGAKISDTRAALVSAAESLRDRLIDEEGRGYQVYLVDLGDSSVNWVVRFWTMASEFGGVKEALTEAIKESLEAQKIDIPFPQMELHVNNAALDLD, from the coding sequence ATGGCAGATGTAGTAACAGGGAATGTTGAAACGGATGAGGCGTTTGGTCAGGTCGCGGGAAAGGCAAAAGACGATATAGCCCAATCATTTTCTGCTCTGCTTGATGGTGATCTATCAGCGCTATTCAGTCTGAGTGATAGATTTATTATTCCAGTAATCTCGGCATTACTTCTGGTAATCGTCGCATATTTTGCTAGTTCTTTTGTATCGCGAATAGCGAGCCAGCCAATCAGAAAGGCGGTTGATGAGACGCTTGGAAAGTTTATTGGAAAGTTAATCTTTTATTCTCTGATGACTTTCACCCTTTTGGGTGTCCTTGGAATGTTTGGCATTAGTGTCGCGAGTTTTGCTGCTGTGATCGCGGCTGCTGGGTTTGCGGTGGGCTTGGCTTTTCAGGGAACGCTAAGTAACTTTGCTTCTGGGGTATTATTATTAGTTTTTAGACCTTTTAAGGTTGGAGATACCGTCTCAGCCGGGGGAACCAAGGGCAAGGTCTATGAGATTGATTTATTTTCTACAACTTTTGATACACCTGATAACCGAAGAATTATTGTTCCGAACAGTCAGATCTATGGGAATACGATTGAGAACATTAGCTACCATGAGCATCGTCGGGTGGAGGTTCTGGTTGGAGTAGAGTATGGGGCAAAGATTTCGGATACCCGTGCGGCTCTTGTATCTGCTGCTGAGTCTTTAAGGGATAGACTTATCGATGAAGAGGGTCGGGGATATCAGGTATATTTGGTTGACCTTGGTGATTCTAGTGTCAATTGGGTTGTCCGTTTTTGGACAATGGCCAGTGAGTTTGGCGGTGTGAAAGAGGCGCTTACTGAGGCTATTAAGGAGTCTCTGGAGGCTCAAAAAATAGACATCCCATTCCCTCAGATGGAGCTTCACGTCAACAATGCAGCCCTTGATTTAGATTAG